AGGTTGGAAATGGGGAGGGAATCAATTGACCCCAATTTAGAACAATCCATAAATGCAGTTAATTCCCTTTATCGCCCAACACACGGACATTCCACTAAAAAGTGTTGAAAACACGGTCCAACTTTTAAACGAGGATTGTACCATTCCCTTTATATCCCGTTACCGCAAAGAACGTACGGGCAATTTGGATGAAGTTGCGGTTGGGGCCATTGTAAAATTCAAAACACAGTTTGAAGCGCTCGAAAGACGAAAAACGGCCATTCTTAAAGCAATGGACGAGCAAGGCGTACTGACCGCGGAACTAAAATCAAAATTTGAGGCCTGTACCAATCTTACGGCTTTGGAAGATCTGTACCTGCCTTTTAAGAAGAGTAAAAAGACCAAAGCTGAAACGGCCCGTAAAAATGGACTGGAACCTTTGGCCAAAATCATCATGGCCCAACGTACCGATGAAATTGATTTTATCGCTTCAAAGTACCTGATCAGTACGGTCAAAAATGAGGATGAAGCGCTGGAGGGCGCACGTCACATCATAGCCGAGTGGATCAACGAGCGTACGGACATCCGCAACCAACTACGAAACCAACTGGAAAGGCACGCCCTTATCACTACCAAGGCCGTAAAGACCAAGGCGGACGAGGAGGCCGCCCAAAAATTCAGGGATTACTTTGATTTCTCCGAACCCTTGAACCGTTGTCCTTCACACCGGTTTTTGGCCATACAGCGTGCCGAAAAGGAAGGGTTTATTCGACTTAAGATCATGTTGGACGATGAACGCGCCATCCAAAACATCGAACGTCACATCATCAAATCAAACAATTCATGTACCCCTCATATTGAACTGGCCATAGTTGATGCGTATAAGCGTTTGCTGTTCCCTTCCTTATCAAATGAGCTTTTAAAATCGGCAAAAGGGAAAGCCGATGATGAGGCCATCCAGGTCTTTTCAAAAAACCTAAAACAGTTATTGTTGGGTGCCCCCTTGGGTGAAAAACGGATATTGGCGATCGACCCCGGTTTTAGAACCGGGTGCAAAGTGGTCTGTTTGGATGCCCAGGGCGATTTAAAGCACAATGAAACCATCTATCCCCATGCACCAAAAAATGATAGCAAAGGGGCCATTAAAAAACTAAGCTCCCTGGTAGATGCCCATAAAATAGAGGCCATAGCCATTGGTAATGGCACGGCATCGCGGGAAACGGAGCGTCTGGTAAAACGCATTGCCTTTAAAAACCCCATTGAGGTCTTTGTGGTCAGTGAAGCTGGGGCTTCCATTTATTCCGCTTCAAAAATTGCCCGGGACGAATTCCCAAATTACGATGTAACGGTAAGGGGTGCGGTTTCCATTGGCAGACGTTTGGCGGACCCCTTGGCGGAACTGGTCAAAATCGATCCTAAATCCATTGGTGTGGGACAGTACCAGCACGATGTGGACCAAACCAAGCTAAAAACCTCTTTGGATACGGTTGTGGAAAGTTGTGTCAACTCCGTTGGGGTGAACATCAATACCGCAAGTATTTCCCTTTTGAGCTATGTGTCGGGCATTGGGCCCAGGACTGCCGAAAACATTGTTTTGTACCGCAATCAAAATGGTCCTTTCAAAAATAGGGAGAGCATAAAAAACGTACCACGTTTGGGCGATAAGGCGTTTGAGCAAGGAGCCGGATTTCTTCGAATTAAAGATGGGGACCATCCATTGGACGATTCCGCAGTGCACCCGGAAAGCTATCCCATAGTTGAAAAAATGGCCAAGGATAGGAAGATGTCCTTAGGTGAAATTCTGGGAAATAAGGAAATTTTAAAAAGGATTCCACTTGAAAATTATACCACCCAGGCCATTGGACTTCCTACCCTGAACGATATCATCGAGGAGTTGGAAAAACCGGGACTGGATCGCAGGGAAAAGGCAAAAGTGTTCACCTTTGATCAGAACATTAGGACCATTGATGATTTGCGGGAAGGACAACTGTTGCCCGGTATTGTCAACAATATCACCAATTTTGGTTGTTTTGTGGACATCGGCATCAAAGAGAGCGGCCTTATCCACATTTCCAATCTTGCGGACGGTTTCGTTAAAGATGTGAATGCCCATGTAAGCCTTCACCAACAGCTCATTGTAAAGGTTTTGGATGTTGATAGGGCCCGAAAAAGGATTCAGTTAAAACTTCATAAACCATAGAAAACCCAAATTGCTAAAAATAGCGTACCATCCCATTTACAAACACCCCCTTCCGGAAGGTCATCGCTTTCCGATGATCAAATACGAGCTATTGCCCGAGCAATTGCTTCACGAGGGTACCTGTGGTCCGGATAACTTTTTTGAGCCCATACTCCCCGAGGATCATCATATCCTGAAAGCACATCAAGGGGCCTATTTTAATAGGCTGGTCGGACTTCAACTAAAACCCAGTGAGGTCCGCAAGATTGGTTTTCCGCTATCCAGGGAATTGGTGCAACGGGAGCGAATTATTGCGGATGGTACCATCCAAGGCTGTCATTTTGCCCTGGAACATGGGATTGCCATGAATATTGCCGGCGGTACCCATCATGCATATTCCAATCGTGGCGAGGCCTTTTGTATGCTGAACGATCAGGCCATAGGGGCGAGATACCTTCAGGCTAAGAAGTTGGCACAACAGCTATTGATTGTGGATTTGGATGTACATCAGGGCAATGGTACCGCGGAAATATTCCAAAAAGACAGGTCGGTCTTTACGTTTTCCATGCATGGCAAGGCCAACTATCCCTTTAAAAAAGAACTGTCCGATTTGGATATTCCCATGGAAAAGGGTACGGATGACGACACCTATCTTTCCATCCTGAAAGAAACCCTTTCCAGGGTGCTGGGTGACGTTCGTCCCGATTTTATCTTTTACCTCTGTGGCGTGGACGTGGTGGCAACCGATAAATTGGGGACCCTGGGGATGACCATTGATGGTTGTCGGGAGCGGGACCGTTTTGTGCTCCAAACCTGTAAGGACCATGGTATTCCCGTACAGTGCAGTATGGGCGGTGGCTATTCCCCCAACATCAAAACCATTGTGGAGGCCCATGCCAATACCTTTCGTCTGGCACAGGAAATATTTTTTTAGTTTTGGGGCCTGAAATCATCAAATGAACAATTGGAAAGTTAGCATTCTCGTATTTTTTATTGCTGTAGTGGGCCATGCCCAGGAACTTCAAATCAATGCCGATAGGGGAAACCTCTGGAGGAATTTCACTTATGACATGGAAAATGTCTTTGGGGGAATTGGCTATTCCTATAGTCGACCATTTCATTGGAAAGGCCGGCAATGGGCCAATTTTGGGTACACCATGGCGGGCACGGCACTTCTTTTTACCGTTGATGACGAAGTGGATGAGTGGATCGATGGCTTCCGGGATGATGTTCCACAATTCGTAAAGGACTATGGGAACGAATATGGAAATCCCGATAAAAACTATATGTTGACCGGAGGCGTTTATCTGGCCGGCCTTTTTACCAAGAGCGAAAAGCTTCGGAGGACCGGGGTGCTCCTGATTTCCTCTGCAACGGCAAGTGGTTTTCTGCAACAGGTAAGTAAACGCATCATTGGGAGGGCGAGACCTAAAAGTGGGGATTCCTCATTTACTTTTGACCCTTTGCATCTAGATCGGGTATTCAACTACGATTCCTTCCCTTCCGGACATGCCATGCTGGCCTTTACCAATGCCTACGCCATAGCCAAACAGTTTAAAAGCCCTTGGATAAAAGCTGGCCTTTATACCATTGGGTCGATTCCCGGTTTGGTTAGGGTTGTGGATAGTTTTCATTGGATTTCGGATGTGGCCTTCAGTACGGTGTTCAGTATATTCGTTGTGGAATCCATTGACCGTTATCTAGACAGAAAATATACCGAAAAGTACAATCCGGAGCGTAAAGAGAGCACTATCAGTTGGAACCTGACCTTTGGTGCAAACCGAATGGGATTGGTGGTACAATTCTAAAAAGGAACGTGCAACGCTCTGTTTCCATTTCGTAATTTTGCAAAAAACAATTTCCTATGTTATCCCAAAAGCTCGAAAAAGCACTAAATCATCAAATTCGAATAGAAGCGGAATCCTCACAGGTTTATCTTTCCATGGCATCATGGGCCGAGGTGAACGGACTTGAGGGCGTGGCAGGTTTTATGTATGGCCATTCGGATGAGGAGCGCATGCATATGCTAAAATTGGTCAAGTATGTCAATGAACGCGGTGGCCATGCGCAAATCTCGGATCTTAAAGAACCTGAAACCGAATTTGGATCGTTACAGAAAATGCTTCAGAAATTGTATGACCACGAAGTATTTGTATCCCAGAGCATCAACGAATTGGTCCATATCACCCTTGAGGAAAAGGACTATGCCACCCATAACTTCCTACAGTGGTACGTAGCCGAACAATTGGAGGAAGAGGCATTGGCCAGAACGGTATTGGATAAGATCAACCTTATTGGGGACGATAAAGGCGGACTGTATTTATTCGACAGGGATATCCAGCAATTGACCGTGGAGAGCGCCGCTTCGGATACTATGGACGAATAGTTTGGAATTTTTATTTAGATTTATTTAAAATAAAAGGGTTTCGCCTTATATTTGCCCCTAGTATGGGCAAAAAGAAGCAAACCCTTAAAACAACGGATTTGGTGCTCCCTGTATACCATATATTTTCCATTGAGGTAGGACCGGTGTCCGATAGGGTCTTTTTCCTCCAACAGTTTTTCGAATGCTTTTTGGTCCAACCAAAAGTCCTTTTCATCCTCTTCATTTAAGTTGGTCAAGGCAAGTTCGTGCGTTGCATCCTGAATTCCCAATTTTCGATAAAATTCAGGTTCCTGATCCCCAATCTGGGAAAACCCGGAAAGCGGTATGCACAGCAGCAACAAAAAGATATGTAACAAATTTGCCTTCATCGTAATAACTACGTATTAATAGACGGATAATGTTGTTAAAGGTTGCACGATTTACTTTAAGTTATTGTTAAAATCGCATTTGTAAAAAGAAAAGGGGCAAAATGCCCCTTTTATCGTTAGTCTGCGGGAAAACCCTATTTCCCCAACATCAGAAGTTCATTGCAGCGAACTTCGGTAATATAGCGCTTTTCGCCTTCTTTGGTCTCATAGGAACGGTGGGTAAGCTTGCCCTCAATGGCCACTTGTTTCCCTTTATTCAAATAATTCTCCACTATGTCAGCTAGTTTTCCCCAAGCAACAATATTGTGCCATTGGGTATCCTCTACTTTTTCCCCTTGGGCATTTTTATAACTATCGCTGGTGGCGATGGAAAATTTAGCGAGTTTGCTCCCATTTTCCAAGGTAACAACTTCTGGGTCCTGGCCCAGATTCCCAATCAACTGTACTTTGTTTTTAAGTGCGTTCATTTTTTTGATTTTTAATTCTGTAAACAGTTAATACTATCGAATGTCCCTCACTCGACAGGGCAAACATAGGGTGCCCCTAAAAAGCGAATCGGTTGGGAACCATTTATTTTCGTTTGTAAACGTTTGTTGTCGTTTGTAAACGATTTAGACACACTTTATAACGGCAACTATATACAATATTGGCCAGGGTTGGATAATATTTTTGGGATATATAATTGGGAAGTGTTTTTTTAAAATAGGTGGTTAGTTGCCTTCCTTCTTTTTGGGCACAGATACCTTTAGCACATCGTCCAGAGTATCTTCTATCTTGAGCTTCTTTTCGTACGCTTTAGGGCAGGTTTTTGGTGCCCTTCTTATCTTTCATACAGTAAAATTACATCCATCAAGCTTTCAAAATAATTAGGTCAAAATACATTAGCCTTGTTTTGAGACTTTCAACAACTATTTGTCTCATTTTAAACCTTCGCCTGCACCAATTGTAAAAACGTTGCTTTTTGCTAAGCTTTATTTTTATTCCACTGTATTTTTTTTCGTCAGTTTCGTTATCAAATAGGAATTCAAAACCATTTCGCTTGTAATATGCAATGGGCTTATCTTCATTATAAGCGTCTACTACTATATACCGACATCCTGTTTTATTAGCTGGGTCTATAAACCAATATTTTATAAAATCCATTAATTCGTCACCATAATGATTTCCTGCAAATTCTTTAGCCACTCCAAGCCTTCCTATCAGCGCACTTGGATAACTGCCCATTTGTTTAGGATAGGGTATCTTTCTGTTAAGTTTATTTCTCTTTTTATTAGGGATGAACTTTGTCCTGATGCTATCATTTGAAACCGTAAAAGCACAAACCACTTTTTTAGGGTCTTTATCCAATGTAAAACAATAAGTTTTGCCTAAAAGTTGATAAGCGTAGTCGTCACAATCATTTTTGAAGAAATCATCTAAGTCAGGATGACCACAAACAAAAGGTTCGCAATCTCCCAGTTTTTCATGATTGTATTCTTTAAAAGTACAGTTATCCGTTAAAAAACCCAATTGTAAGTATTATAGCTGGGCTTTCTTTAGAATTTTTTTGGCATTAGCGGCCTGTTTGGAGAAGTCTACAGTTTCTTTTTTCTCCAAATTACTAGTCGCTTTTTTTGCAAAACCTTTAGCAACTTTTCCTTTTAAAACAGGTATTTGTT
The sequence above is a segment of the Muricauda sp. SCSIO 64092 genome. Coding sequences within it:
- a CDS encoding Tex family protein, translated to MQLIPFIAQHTDIPLKSVENTVQLLNEDCTIPFISRYRKERTGNLDEVAVGAIVKFKTQFEALERRKTAILKAMDEQGVLTAELKSKFEACTNLTALEDLYLPFKKSKKTKAETARKNGLEPLAKIIMAQRTDEIDFIASKYLISTVKNEDEALEGARHIIAEWINERTDIRNQLRNQLERHALITTKAVKTKADEEAAQKFRDYFDFSEPLNRCPSHRFLAIQRAEKEGFIRLKIMLDDERAIQNIERHIIKSNNSCTPHIELAIVDAYKRLLFPSLSNELLKSAKGKADDEAIQVFSKNLKQLLLGAPLGEKRILAIDPGFRTGCKVVCLDAQGDLKHNETIYPHAPKNDSKGAIKKLSSLVDAHKIEAIAIGNGTASRETERLVKRIAFKNPIEVFVVSEAGASIYSASKIARDEFPNYDVTVRGAVSIGRRLADPLAELVKIDPKSIGVGQYQHDVDQTKLKTSLDTVVESCVNSVGVNINTASISLLSYVSGIGPRTAENIVLYRNQNGPFKNRESIKNVPRLGDKAFEQGAGFLRIKDGDHPLDDSAVHPESYPIVEKMAKDRKMSLGEILGNKEILKRIPLENYTTQAIGLPTLNDIIEELEKPGLDRREKAKVFTFDQNIRTIDDLREGQLLPGIVNNITNFGCFVDIGIKESGLIHISNLADGFVKDVNAHVSLHQQLIVKVLDVDRARKRIQLKLHKP
- a CDS encoding histone deacetylase, encoding MLKIAYHPIYKHPLPEGHRFPMIKYELLPEQLLHEGTCGPDNFFEPILPEDHHILKAHQGAYFNRLVGLQLKPSEVRKIGFPLSRELVQRERIIADGTIQGCHFALEHGIAMNIAGGTHHAYSNRGEAFCMLNDQAIGARYLQAKKLAQQLLIVDLDVHQGNGTAEIFQKDRSVFTFSMHGKANYPFKKELSDLDIPMEKGTDDDTYLSILKETLSRVLGDVRPDFIFYLCGVDVVATDKLGTLGMTIDGCRERDRFVLQTCKDHGIPVQCSMGGGYSPNIKTIVEAHANTFRLAQEIFF
- a CDS encoding phosphatase PAP2 family protein — its product is MNNWKVSILVFFIAVVGHAQELQINADRGNLWRNFTYDMENVFGGIGYSYSRPFHWKGRQWANFGYTMAGTALLFTVDDEVDEWIDGFRDDVPQFVKDYGNEYGNPDKNYMLTGGVYLAGLFTKSEKLRRTGVLLISSATASGFLQQVSKRIIGRARPKSGDSSFTFDPLHLDRVFNYDSFPSGHAMLAFTNAYAIAKQFKSPWIKAGLYTIGSIPGLVRVVDSFHWISDVAFSTVFSIFVVESIDRYLDRKYTEKYNPERKESTISWNLTFGANRMGLVVQF
- a CDS encoding ferritin; protein product: MLSQKLEKALNHQIRIEAESSQVYLSMASWAEVNGLEGVAGFMYGHSDEERMHMLKLVKYVNERGGHAQISDLKEPETEFGSLQKMLQKLYDHEVFVSQSINELVHITLEEKDYATHNFLQWYVAEQLEEEALARTVLDKINLIGDDKGGLYLFDRDIQQLTVESAASDTMDE
- a CDS encoding single-stranded DNA-binding protein; amino-acid sequence: MNALKNKVQLIGNLGQDPEVVTLENGSKLAKFSIATSDSYKNAQGEKVEDTQWHNIVAWGKLADIVENYLNKGKQVAIEGKLTHRSYETKEGEKRYITEVRCNELLMLGK
- a CDS encoding GNAT family N-acetyltransferase, which gives rise to MGFLTDNCTFKEYNHEKLGDCEPFVCGHPDLDDFFKNDCDDYAYQLLGKTYCFTLDKDPKKVVCAFTVSNDSIRTKFIPNKKRNKLNRKIPYPKQMGSYPSALIGRLGVAKEFAGNHYGDELMDFIKYWFIDPANKTGCRYIVVDAYNEDKPIAYYKRNGFEFLFDNETDEKKYSGIKIKLSKKQRFYNWCRRRFKMRQIVVESLKTRLMYFDLIILKA